The following are from one region of the Romeriopsis navalis LEGE 11480 genome:
- a CDS encoding DUF4079 domain-containing protein → MPLSSILVLPLAHAEGNFAHQLGHALEPAAAAFRGMNLPEPLTHWGHPFFMGIVIFFMGAFVALSGWKSRLSEESAVVDKSRADHRKVAPLMTLFLTMGYSGGLLSLVMQQKPILESPHFITGSIVVTLLWLNGSLGFFGIKGPATVTRTAHAYIGTTITVLLLVHVALGLNLGFSI, encoded by the coding sequence ATGCCCTTGTCCTCAATTCTTGTGCTGCCTTTAGCCCATGCCGAAGGTAACTTTGCCCACCAGCTCGGCCATGCCCTAGAACCTGCCGCTGCCGCTTTTCGTGGGATGAATCTGCCAGAACCCTTGACTCACTGGGGTCATCCCTTTTTTATGGGGATTGTGATTTTCTTTATGGGGGCATTTGTTGCGTTATCCGGTTGGAAAAGTCGCTTGTCGGAGGAGAGCGCTGTTGTTGATAAAAGCCGTGCGGACCACCGCAAAGTCGCGCCATTGATGACACTTTTCCTGACAATGGGTTATTCGGGTGGTTTACTATCGCTGGTCATGCAGCAAAAGCCCATCTTGGAAAGTCCTCACTTTATCACTGGTAGTATTGTGGTGACGTTGCTCTGGCTCAACGGGAGTCTCGGTTTCTTTGGTATTAAAGGTCCAGCAACCGTGACGCGGACGGCACATGCTTATATCGGTACGACGATTACGGTGCTGCTATTGGTGCATGTGGCCTTAGGCTTGAACCTTGGCTTCTCGATTTAA
- a CDS encoding cysteine desulfurase family protein, with the protein MQIYLDYSATTPPRPEVIDLMQQVMLTQWGNPSSLHHWGTRSATLLEQARWQVGRLINAPAEAMVFTAGGTESDNLAILGVAKRFAQPAHVIISAIEHAAVSEPAKMLEAAGWEITRLPVDRSGRINPLDLQAALQPNTALVSIIWGQSEIGTIQPIAELARITHEQGALFHTDAVQMAGRGVIDVQAMPIDLLSLSSHKLYGPQGVGALYVRPGLEIAPVIGGGGQEDKLRSGTQAIANIAGFGLAAKLALAEMPIEIARLTAIRDRLFEQLADTAFASTGNRTHRLPHHASFCLPNNSSISGKHLVRQMNLAGIGISAGAACSSGKITPSPILQAIGHSEPVAQTGIRLTLGKATTMADIDWAAMALRQILERSLPTVAMV; encoded by the coding sequence ATGCAAATTTATCTCGACTACAGTGCCACGACGCCCCCCCGTCCCGAAGTGATTGACCTAATGCAACAGGTGATGTTGACGCAGTGGGGTAATCCTTCAAGTCTGCACCATTGGGGCACTCGCTCGGCAACCTTACTGGAGCAGGCACGGTGGCAAGTTGGTCGCTTGATTAATGCTCCGGCTGAGGCGATGGTCTTTACTGCGGGTGGCACTGAGTCGGATAACTTAGCTATTTTGGGTGTGGCTAAACGGTTTGCGCAACCGGCGCATGTGATTATTTCGGCGATCGAGCATGCTGCAGTGAGTGAACCGGCCAAAATGCTCGAAGCCGCGGGATGGGAAATCACGCGGCTACCGGTTGATCGTTCCGGACGAATTAATCCGCTGGACTTACAAGCAGCACTTCAACCCAACACGGCGCTTGTTTCAATTATTTGGGGCCAAAGCGAAATCGGTACGATTCAGCCGATCGCTGAATTAGCGCGTATCACCCATGAGCAGGGGGCGCTGTTTCATACGGATGCGGTGCAAATGGCAGGACGGGGGGTAATCGATGTGCAAGCAATGCCGATCGACTTACTGTCTCTATCGAGTCATAAACTTTATGGGCCCCAAGGTGTCGGTGCCTTATATGTGCGTCCTGGATTAGAAATTGCACCAGTGATTGGTGGCGGTGGTCAAGAAGATAAACTGCGATCGGGGACACAAGCGATTGCGAATATCGCCGGATTTGGGCTGGCGGCGAAACTCGCATTGGCGGAAATGCCAATCGAAATTGCAAGGCTAACGGCAATCCGCGATCGATTGTTTGAGCAATTGGCTGATACAGCGTTTGCGTCAACCGGAAATAGGACGCATCGCCTGCCACATCATGCAAGTTTTTGTCTGCCGAATAATTCCTCTATTAGTGGTAAGCATCTTGTCCGTCAGATGAATCTAGCGGGCATTGGCATTAGCGCCGGTGCGGCCTGTAGTAGTGGCAAAATTACCCCGAGTCCAATCTTGCAAGCGATCGGGCATAGTGAACCGGTTGCCCAAACGGGTATTCGCCTGACGTTGGGAAAAGCAACAACGATGGCAGACATTGATTGGGCAGCGATGGCTTTACGTCAAATCCTCGAACGCAGT